Proteins found in one Triticum aestivum cultivar Chinese Spring chromosome 4D, IWGSC CS RefSeq v2.1, whole genome shotgun sequence genomic segment:
- the LOC123100090 gene encoding chaperone protein dnaJ 11, chloroplastic: protein MISPRPTLSSGFFSRSASFSRPGSFSPSPPASPAAQAPPRLLSAPFARHATFSRSASAVAAPGRGASSCLYDVLGLDAGASDGEIKAAYRRLARAVHPDVSPHPAASADDFIRVHAAYSTLSDPSKRADYDRRMIMIPSAVGRRSAPNLARSPSFPGCCRRTWETDQCW from the coding sequence ATGATCTCCCCGCGCCCCACTCTCTCCTCCGGCTTCTTCTCCCGCTCCGCCTCCTTCTCCCGCCCCGGCTCATTCTCCCcctcgccgcctgcctcgccggccgcGCAGGCGCCGCCGCGGCTGCTCTCGGCCCCGTTCGCGCGCCACGCCACCTTCTCCCgctccgcctccgccgtcgccgcgccgGGCCGCGGCGCCTCCTCCTGCTTGTACGACGTGCTCGGCCTCGACGCCGGCGCGAGCGACGGGGAGATCAAGGCCGCGTACCGCCGCCTGGCGCGCGCCGTCCACCCGGACGTGTCCCCGCACCCCGCCGCGTCCGCCGACGACTTCATACGGGTGCACGCCGCCTACAGCACGCTCTCCGACCCCAGCAAGCGCGCCGACTACGACCGCCGCATGATCATGATCCCCTCCGCCGTCGGCCGCCGCAGCGCCCCCAACCTCGCCCGCTCGCCGTCGTTCCCCGGGTGCTGCCGCCGCACCTGGGAGACCGACCAGTGCTGGTGA